CGAGAAACATACGGCCATCGGGCAAGCTCTTATTTAGGACAACATAACTAAGGGTAATGGGAAAAATTACGATAAAAAGAGCACTAACCTTCGGATTAGCGATAAGCTGAACATCCAGAAGGATAGGAACCGCCGTAAGGATTACAAAGGGCAGCAAGCCCATGGCCAGACCCGCAAGGACAATGGCCGCCTGATTTTTTTCCGGCTTATCAGCGGGTAATCTAATCAGCCAAACTAAATTACCTAAAACTGCAGCAGTACCAATCAGCCCATTAGCGAGGGGGAGTTTTCTAATTTCAACAACCTCAATCACAACCCCCAAGCCATTTAAAACCAGGATCCCAGCTGTAAGTACTGAAATAAGGCCTAAGACCCCAATGATCAGTTGGTTTAAGCGATTAACCCTGTTCGTAAAGACAGAAATAAACTTCACTAAGAGGACGGGTACGAGGGAGAAACCAATTGCCTCTAATTCTCTCGCCAAGAACAAGCCACGACTGGAAACCGGGGCTAAGATTATGACTAAGCCGGCCAGCCAATTTAACCAGAACAGAGCATAAGCTTTGGCAAGGAAAGGCCGCTTAAAGACTGTAACCAGGCCTACCAGCCAAAAGATAACTCCTAACGCCGCCATGGGGAGTTCACTTAACAATGTATAGGTAAAAGGCGGATTCTCTATCCGGACCACTCTCATAGGCATTTCAGGGCTTTTTACCGTAAGGGTTGAAGCTCCTTCTGCCTCCCCCCACTTATTAGTGGACGGATACTTGCCCGGGTCGTCGTTATTAATTTTTATCACCATATCCCCTTCACGAATTCCCAAGCGATAGCCCTCGCCATGAGGATCACTAAACTTGACGATCCAGTTTCCGGCATTACTTTTAAGGCTTAGGCCTACATAGGGTTGATTGAAGAGAATAGCAACATAGACAAGACAAACGATAATAAAGGCGACATTAGCAGTTCGAAGTGCTAGCCGCCTAAACATTTTATCCAACAAGCTGAATCAACTTCTCTTTTCTTTTTTCCGGAATTGGCATTCCCTTTAAAATATCCAGTGCACGCTGCTTATACATCTCGTGAATTGCTGAACAATAATGAACAGTCCCCTCATTGACCACCAATTCTCTTAACTGTTCTTTTTCATGGGGCCCGAATTCAGCTAAACCTTTACTTGCCAAAGTACTAAGATACTTTAACTCTTCAGCTTCTATCTCATTAAGCACATTGAGAAGATAAACAAAAGGAAGAGTTTTCCTGCCTTTAACGAAATCACTTTTAGTTTCTAAATTCAGGAAGTCGTCGAGGTCATTTTTGATTTGACTCATGATCCCTAAACACGTGCCGAATTGTTCTAACTCCGAAACAAGGGTTTGCTCTGCTCCTCCTAAGATCGCCCCAATTTTACAAGCGCCGGCCATTAAGCCAGCGGATTTTTTATTAATAACCTCAAAATATTCGACAAAGGTAATTTTATCCTTACTGTCATTCAGAAACTCATTAAATTGCCCATCACAGGCTTGCAACCCAATCTGGTTAAGAACCTTGCTTACTTCCTCGAAATACCTGGGATTAGATAGAACCGAAAGGGCCTGGTAGCTGAGAACCAGGATACAAGTAGCTAAATTAATGGCTTGGGCAGGAGGAACTTTACGCCAGGGCAGACTGTTGTTATCCTGATCTTGAATATCGTCCAAAATATCCGCTGCCAAGGCATAAAGTTCCATAGCGACAGCTCCGGGCAGTCCTTCTTCTAAGACTCCCCCAGTGCTGTCGCAAGTTATTAGGGTTAATTGGGCCCAGCCATACCTGCCCTTGCTTCGAAAACCGGCATCAAGCCACTGTTGGATGGTGCTTACCACACCCTCGCTAAGCCCTGAACCCTTCAAAAGCAGTTCTATTTCCTTCGTAATATTTCCGTCCATATTCATGGTCTGACTTTGGCCCCTTTTATACCCAATAGAGAGTCGGTTTCATGATAGCTGCTGCAGAATGACCCAACAATTGTTCTTGGCAGAACACTTTGGCTATGGCGTTCAATTCGCTGTTCGTCATTGCGCGGTTAGATTTTATCTGAGGTATTTCTAATGAGCTGCGGTTTGAGTTTTTCGCTAATTCGTGAACTAATTCAGCAATGTTGTCAAAGTTCATTTATATTGCCCCTTTCTTCTAAATAAGTTTGACACCTCTTCCTAGATTCCTCCTATTTCGGGAAATATTACGAAAATCTACACATTTGCTAGTGATCCGGTCCACTCATTATCTAAAGATCAGCCGTCTTATGCTGTTTCCTTTACATATCCTTCGCAGAGTTATAATAGTTGTAATAGTAATATTCATGGCTATTCATGCCTACTTTATTGAGAACCGCCCCGAGAATCTTAATCTCCAACTTATCCAGCAGTCCCTTGGCTTTTTGCGCATAACCCTTGTCCACTTCCCCTGAGGCTAACACCAGGATGACTCCATCCACTTCCTGGGCAAGAATTAAGGCATCTGTAACTGCAATCACGGGAGGAGTATCAATGAGGACCATGTCAAATTCCCCACCGGCTCCCTCCAGCAAGTGTTCCATTCCTTTGGATCCGAGCAGCTCTGCAGGATTGGGAGGAACAGGACCTGCCGGGAGAACCCGGACACTTGGCACAGCCGTATCCCGGATATATCCTCCATAGTCTCCATCCTCAACCAGGTAAATGGATAACCCCACTCTATTATCCAAGCCGAATAGTTTATGCTGGGTGGGATTCCGTAAATCAGCGTCAATAATCAGCACAGATTTTCCGGATTGAGCCATACTAACCGCCAGATTAGCCACTGTATGAGATTTCCCCTCCCCAGGACCTGAACTCGTCACCACTATTTTTTGAGTGTTTGAATCCACATTCGTAAACTGAACATTCGTTCTAAGGGTCCGATAGGCCTCTGAGATTGGAGATTTTGTTTTCTCAAAGGTGATTAACGAATAGACCAATTAAACCGTCCCCTCTTGCCCTTATTTTTTTCACTCCGTAATCCGGAATGATTCCCAGTACCGGAATCCCTAAAAGCTTCTCAACATCACCGGAGGTCTTAACCGTGTTGTCCAAATATTCCAGCAGGAAGACCAGGCCAAAAGACGCTATAAGACCCGCAACAAAGGCAATCAGTATGTTCAGCAATTGATTAGGTTTAACAGGCTTGGCTGGGACCACTGCAGTATCCACAACGCTGACACTGTCTACTTTTTTAATATCAATGACCGCTTTCGAAAATTCCTGCGCCATAGTGTTGGCTATGGCAGCTGCCTGCTCAGGGCTGGTATTCCTCACCCGGATTTCCAAAATTTCTGTAGCCTTCACCGGATTTATGGAGATCATAGGATCGAGTCCTTCAACTGTCAACTCTAAGTTTAGCTCCTTGATCACTTTTTCTTCGACAGTGCGGCTCTGGGCGATCAGGGCATAGGTTTTGGCAAGCTGCTGGTTCGCCAG
This Desulfosporosinus orientis DSM 765 DNA region includes the following protein-coding sequences:
- a CDS encoding polyprenyl synthetase family protein; this encodes MNMDGNITKEIELLLKGSGLSEGVVSTIQQWLDAGFRSKGRYGWAQLTLITCDSTGGVLEEGLPGAVAMELYALAADILDDIQDQDNNSLPWRKVPPAQAINLATCILVLSYQALSVLSNPRYFEEVSKVLNQIGLQACDGQFNEFLNDSKDKITFVEYFEVINKKSAGLMAGACKIGAILGGAEQTLVSELEQFGTCLGIMSQIKNDLDDFLNLETKSDFVKGRKTLPFVYLLNVLNEIEAEELKYLSTLASKGLAEFGPHEKEQLRELVVNEGTVHYCSAIHEMYKQRALDILKGMPIPEKRKEKLIQLVG
- a CDS encoding CpsD/CapB family tyrosine-protein kinase — its product is MVYSLITFEKTKSPISEAYRTLRTNVQFTNVDSNTQKIVVTSSGPGEGKSHTVANLAVSMAQSGKSVLIIDADLRNPTQHKLFGLDNRVGLSIYLVEDGDYGGYIRDTAVPSVRVLPAGPVPPNPAELLGSKGMEHLLEGAGGEFDMVLIDTPPVIAVTDALILAQEVDGVILVLASGEVDKGYAQKAKGLLDKLEIKILGAVLNKVGMNSHEYYYYNYYNSAKDM
- a CDS encoding YveK family protein — translated: MEEKLDLKQYWDMLRRRWIIVVALPLIAALTSGVISFFVLKPVYQASTTLIVGKKAAEPGQEAAKILDNNVLLANQQLAKTYALIAQSRTVEEKVIKELNLELTVEGLDPMISINPVKATEILEIRVRNTSPEQAAAIANTMAQEFSKAVIDIKKVDSVSVVDTAVVPAKPVKPNQLLNILIAFVAGLIASFGLVFLLEYLDNTVKTSGDVEKLLGIPVLGIIPDYGVKKIRARGDGLIGLFVNHL